One part of the Candidatus Hinthialibacter antarcticus genome encodes these proteins:
- a CDS encoding pitrilysin family protein — MIQSSNNGNPLLPYTQTQLPGGFTLVHKRVSSAPIVALDFWIHTGAIHDPEPHYGLSHFYEHMFFKGTERHGVGVMDRIITSLGGYNNAATSLDYTHYYVALPSAGWRAALDVLLDSLLNPLFDPKEIEREREVITEEIKRHEDNPWSKIYDDFISASFADNNYNRKVLGTVESLHTIDHDVFRDYQQRRYHPENITLCAVGDLDGDELQEVLANHLEGIPFPPFKDIQIDWPIISSGNETAVQRDVNQSYLLIGFPMTRVLGTPDEYALDLLSTMIGEGRSSRLHRRLIDELGLVSSISCSSWSLKHAGLFLMEAVTEEDKLEQVEQEINAELQRIREDITEDELRKVKNMERADYPFSNEKAVSIAQTFGYSRMAINIDHAVNYVDRMEAVTIDDVYRAYDAHLQPGRRCKGVLLPKRG; from the coding sequence GTGATCCAATCCTCAAATAACGGCAACCCGCTTTTACCGTACACCCAAACCCAACTGCCCGGCGGTTTCACTCTTGTGCATAAACGCGTAAGCAGCGCGCCCATCGTCGCGCTCGACTTTTGGATTCACACTGGCGCGATCCATGACCCCGAGCCGCATTATGGATTGTCGCACTTTTACGAACACATGTTCTTTAAAGGAACCGAACGCCACGGCGTCGGCGTGATGGACCGCATCATCACTTCGCTGGGCGGTTACAACAACGCCGCGACTTCGCTCGACTACACCCATTACTATGTCGCGCTGCCGAGCGCGGGTTGGCGCGCCGCGTTAGACGTGCTGCTGGATTCCTTACTGAACCCGTTGTTCGACCCCAAAGAAATCGAACGCGAACGCGAAGTGATTACCGAAGAAATTAAACGCCACGAAGACAACCCCTGGTCAAAAATATACGATGACTTCATCTCCGCTTCGTTCGCCGACAACAATTACAACCGCAAGGTGCTCGGCACAGTCGAGTCGCTGCATACGATTGACCATGACGTGTTCCGCGACTATCAACAGCGACGCTATCACCCCGAAAACATTACCCTGTGCGCGGTCGGCGATCTGGACGGCGACGAACTGCAAGAGGTTTTAGCCAACCATTTAGAGGGGATTCCCTTCCCCCCATTTAAAGACATCCAAATTGATTGGCCGATCATTTCCTCCGGCAACGAGACCGCCGTACAACGAGACGTCAACCAGTCGTACTTGCTGATTGGTTTTCCTATGACGCGCGTGTTGGGGACGCCGGATGAATATGCGTTGGATTTATTATCGACCATGATCGGCGAAGGGCGCTCTTCGCGCTTGCACCGCCGTTTGATAGACGAACTCGGTCTGGTTTCCAGTATCAGTTGTTCTTCGTGGAGCCTCAAACACGCGGGGCTATTTCTCATGGAAGCCGTCACAGAAGAAGACAAACTCGAACAAGTCGAACAAGAGATCAACGCGGAATTGCAACGCATTCGTGAAGACATCACGGAAGACGAACTGCGCAAAGTCAAAAACATGGAACGCGCTGACTACCCATTCTCCAACGAAAAAGCCGTCTCGATCGCGCAAACATTCGGCTATAGCCGCATGGCGATCAACATTGACCATGCCGTTAATTACGTCGACCGCATGGAAGCCGTCACCATTGACGACGTATACCGCGCCTACGACGCGCATCTTCAACCGGGTCGCCGCTGCAAAGGCGTATTGCTGCCCAAGCGTGGATAA
- a CDS encoding sugar phosphate nucleotidyltransferase: MKGVITAGGLGTRLLPMTRVTNKHLLPVYDRPMIFYPIESLAQAGIDDIMIITGGKHAGDFLPLLGDGRDFGLKRLHYAYQAREGGIAEALSLTRDFVGGEPVVVMLGDNIIQNNIVDSVKAFQEQERGARIILKEVEHPEHYGVARFDENKNLTGIIEKPKTPPSNLAVIGVYMYDGRAFDIIDELEPSGRGELEITDVNNAYLKAGELQYDVLEGWWADCGETRFSLHEAACLVEQTGANTIK; this comes from the coding sequence ATGAAAGGGGTCATTACCGCAGGCGGTTTAGGAACGCGATTGTTGCCGATGACGCGAGTGACCAACAAACACTTGCTGCCCGTGTACGACCGCCCCATGATTTTCTACCCCATCGAGTCGCTGGCGCAGGCGGGCATCGACGACATTATGATTATCACCGGCGGCAAACACGCCGGCGACTTTCTACCGCTGTTGGGCGACGGACGCGACTTTGGCCTCAAGCGGCTGCACTACGCCTATCAGGCGCGCGAGGGCGGCATCGCCGAAGCGCTTTCATTGACCCGCGACTTCGTCGGCGGAGAACCCGTCGTAGTGATGCTGGGCGACAACATTATCCAAAATAATATCGTTGATTCAGTCAAAGCGTTTCAAGAACAAGAACGCGGCGCAAGAATTATTCTCAAAGAAGTTGAACACCCCGAACATTACGGCGTCGCCCGTTTTGATGAAAACAAAAACCTGACCGGAATCATTGAAAAGCCCAAGACGCCGCCGTCAAATCTGGCCGTCATCGGCGTGTATATGTATGACGGTCGCGCCTTCGACATTATCGACGAGTTAGAGCCGTCCGGGCGCGGCGAGTTAGAAATCACCGACGTCAACAACGCCTACCTCAAAGCAGGCGAACTCCAGTATGATGTTCTTGAGGGCTGGTGGGCCGATTGCGGCGAGACCCGTTTCTCATTACACGAAGCCGCCTGTCTCGTAGAACAAACCGGCGCCAATACAATTAAGTAA